From one Brevundimonas sp. PAMC22021 genomic stretch:
- a CDS encoding GTP-binding protein: MTDTTSSTPAQAKIPVTVLTGYLGAGKTTLLNRILTEDHGKRYAVIVNEFGEIGIDNDLVVGADEDVFEMNNGCVCCTVRGDLIRVVSGLMKRQRPGKPAFDAIIVETTGLADPGPVAQTFFVDEDVKAKTQLDSVTALVDAKHVMARLDDSKEAREQVAFADRIILNKVDLVDEAALDAVEARLRALNPLAPITRAERSNVPLDSVLGVHAFDLDRILEVKPDFVNPPHGADGHVHDEHCGHDHGHDHHDHDHAHRHHGARGHAHQDDIKGVALSLDRPIDGAKFTQWLDMLLGSQGQNILRAKGIIDVQGEDRRLVFQAVHMILEGDLQRAWGVNERRWSRAVFIGRDLDEADLRRGFEACAA, from the coding sequence ATGACCGACACGACCTCCAGCACGCCCGCCCAAGCCAAGATCCCCGTCACCGTCCTGACCGGCTATCTCGGGGCTGGCAAGACGACGCTGCTGAACCGCATCCTGACCGAGGATCACGGCAAGCGTTACGCCGTGATCGTCAACGAGTTCGGCGAAATCGGCATCGACAACGACCTGGTGGTCGGCGCCGACGAGGACGTGTTCGAGATGAACAACGGCTGCGTCTGCTGCACGGTGCGCGGCGACCTGATCCGCGTGGTCTCCGGCCTGATGAAGCGCCAGCGCCCCGGAAAGCCGGCGTTCGACGCCATTATCGTGGAGACCACCGGCCTGGCCGATCCCGGCCCGGTGGCCCAGACCTTCTTTGTCGACGAGGACGTCAAGGCCAAGACCCAGCTGGACAGTGTCACCGCCCTGGTCGACGCCAAGCACGTGATGGCGCGGCTGGACGACTCCAAGGAGGCGCGCGAGCAGGTGGCCTTCGCCGACCGCATCATCCTGAACAAGGTCGATCTGGTGGACGAGGCGGCGCTGGACGCGGTCGAGGCGCGGCTGCGGGCGCTGAACCCGCTGGCGCCGATCACCCGGGCCGAGCGGTCGAACGTGCCGCTGGACAGCGTGCTGGGCGTCCACGCCTTCGACCTGGACCGCATCCTCGAGGTCAAGCCGGACTTCGTGAACCCTCCGCACGGCGCCGACGGCCACGTCCACGACGAGCACTGCGGCCACGATCATGGGCACGATCATCACGATCATGACCACGCCCACCGTCACCACGGCGCGCGCGGCCATGCGCACCAGGATGACATCAAGGGCGTCGCCCTGTCGCTGGATCGGCCCATCGACGGCGCGAAGTTCACCCAGTGGCTGGACATGCTGCTGGGTTCGCAAGGCCAGAACATCCTGCGCGCCAAGGGCATCATCGACGTTCAGGGCGAGGATCGCCGCCTGGTGTTCCAGGCCGTGCACATGATCCTGGAAGGCGACCTGCAGCGCGCCTGGGGCGTCAACGAACGCCGCTGGAGCCGCGCGGTCTTCATCGGCCGCGACCTCGACGAAGCCGACCTCCGCCGCGGCTTCGAGGCCTGCGCGGCGTAA
- a CDS encoding cation diffusion facilitator family transporter — MDTGDWRYGVGLIVNLAFVACEFGAGIVSGSTALMADAGHNLSDVLGLAMAGGAAWLARKGAHGAAGGRRTYGFGKATVLAALGNALLLIFACGAIAFEAVRRLAEPAPVASGLIMGVAAVGFVINLGTALLFMKDQHDLNARGAYLHMMADAAVSVGVVIAGGVILLTGWSIVDPLVSVVIVAVILWGTWGLLKDSVNLAMDGAPSGMAVREIEGALVALPGVSALHDLHVWGLSTTETALTAHIVHDRPDADALLVEAQRLMRDRFGIRHTTLQLETAPLADCPGC, encoded by the coding sequence GTGGATACCGGCGATTGGCGCTATGGCGTCGGGCTGATCGTCAATCTCGCCTTTGTCGCCTGCGAGTTCGGGGCGGGGATCGTCAGCGGCTCGACCGCCCTGATGGCCGATGCGGGTCACAATCTGTCGGACGTGCTGGGCCTGGCCATGGCCGGCGGCGCGGCCTGGCTGGCGCGCAAGGGCGCGCATGGGGCGGCGGGAGGCCGGCGGACCTATGGTTTCGGCAAGGCCACCGTGCTGGCGGCGCTGGGCAACGCGCTTTTGCTGATCTTCGCCTGTGGGGCCATCGCATTCGAGGCGGTCCGGCGGCTGGCCGAGCCCGCGCCGGTGGCGTCCGGCCTGATCATGGGGGTGGCGGCGGTCGGCTTCGTCATCAACCTGGGCACCGCGCTCCTGTTTATGAAGGATCAGCACGACCTGAATGCGCGCGGCGCCTATCTGCACATGATGGCCGACGCCGCCGTGTCGGTGGGCGTGGTGATCGCGGGCGGGGTGATCCTGCTGACCGGCTGGTCGATCGTCGATCCGCTGGTGTCCGTCGTCATCGTGGCCGTGATCCTGTGGGGGACCTGGGGGCTGCTGAAGGACTCGGTGAACCTGGCCATGGACGGCGCGCCCAGCGGCATGGCGGTGCGCGAGATCGAGGGCGCGCTGGTGGCGCTGCCGGGGGTTTCGGCCCTGCACGACCTGCATGTCTGGGGCCTGTCCACGACCGAGACGGCGCTGACGGCGCATATCGTCCACGACCGGCCCGACGCCGACGCCCTGCTGGTCGAGGCGCAAAGGCTGATGCGGGATCGCTTCGGCATCCGTCACACGACGCTGCAGCTCGAGACCGCGCCGCTGGCGGACTGTCCCGGCTGCTAG
- the rplU gene encoding 50S ribosomal protein L21, whose product MYAVIKTGGKQYRVQPGDTIVVEKLEGDAGAELTLGSVLMLGGDNGVTLGAPLIEGATVAATLIETRKGEKIKVFKKIRRQGYRRTNGHRQQESVLRITGIDGAGESAKWDGQVELLTKAEINARARGLAARGDVAASSDLGSTETVVTDVDGANVEATVVESSAPAKKAPARKKAAAKTTQASGDEA is encoded by the coding sequence ATGTACGCGGTGATCAAGACCGGCGGCAAGCAGTACCGGGTCCAACCGGGCGACACCATCGTCGTGGAGAAGCTCGAGGGCGACGCCGGCGCCGAACTGACGCTGGGCAGCGTGCTGATGCTGGGCGGCGACAACGGCGTGACCCTGGGCGCGCCGCTGATCGAGGGCGCCACTGTCGCGGCCACCCTGATCGAAACCCGTAAGGGCGAGAAGATCAAGGTCTTCAAGAAGATCCGCCGCCAGGGCTATCGTCGCACCAATGGCCACCGCCAGCAGGAGTCGGTGCTTCGCATCACCGGCATCGACGGCGCCGGTGAAAGCGCCAAGTGGGACGGTCAGGTCGAACTGCTGACCAAGGCCGAAATCAACGCCCGCGCTCGCGGCCTGGCTGCGCGCGGCGACGTCGCCGCCTCGTCCGACCTGGGCTCGACCGAAACGGTCGTGACCGACGTCGACGGCGCCAACGTCGAAGCCACGGTGGTCGAAAGCTCCGCTCCGGCCAAGAAGGCTCCGGCCCGCAAGAAGGCCGCCGCCAAAACGACGCAAGCCTCGGGCGACGAAGCCTAA
- the rpmA gene encoding 50S ribosomal protein L27 produces the protein MAHKKSGGSSRNGRDSESKRLGVKKFGGERVLAGNILVRQRGTTFHPGVNVGLGRDHTLFALTQGAVQFTTKRGGRCYVSILAANDAAAQAIAAE, from the coding sequence ATGGCTCACAAGAAATCCGGTGGTTCGTCGCGCAACGGTCGCGACTCCGAGTCGAAGCGCCTTGGCGTGAAGAAGTTCGGCGGCGAGCGCGTGCTGGCCGGCAACATCCTCGTGCGTCAGCGCGGCACCACCTTCCACCCGGGCGTGAACGTCGGCCTGGGCCGCGACCACACCCTGTTCGCCCTGACCCAAGGCGCGGTGCAGTTCACCACCAAACGTGGCGGCCGTTGTTACGTATCGATCCTTGCGGCCAACGACGCCGCCGCCCAGGCGATCGCCGCCGAGTAA